One window of the Acinonyx jubatus isolate Ajub_Pintada_27869175 chromosome A2, VMU_Ajub_asm_v1.0, whole genome shotgun sequence genome contains the following:
- the USP19 gene encoding ubiquitin carboxyl-terminal hydrolase 19 isoform X9 has product MSGGASTTGPRRGPPGLEEATSKKKQKDRANQESKDGDPRRGSVSSREEQAKEELLLDWRQSADEVIVKLRVGAGPLRLEEVDAAFTDTDCVVRLPGGRQWGGVFYAEIESSCTKVQARKGGLLQLALPKKVPLLTWPSLLKKPLGTQEALPGLRCQENGQEPSPIALEPGPEPRRGKQEARNQKRAQGRGEVGAGAGPGAQAGPSAKRAVHLRRGPDGEGSRDGPGPRGDAPPFLAETATQAEAEEQLRVPPLNPQTCLLGSEENLALLAGEKTVSPRNDPVSPAMARSRDPEKGDRSKEEMAEAADALTLVDGKEPESMVNLAFVKNDSYEKGPDSVVVHVYVKEICRDTSRVLFREQDFTLIFQTRDGNFLRLHPGCGPHTIFRWQVKLRNLIEPEQCTFCFTASRIDICLRKRQSQRWGGLEAPAARGAVGGAKVAVPTGPTPLDSTPPGGAPHPLTGQEEARAVEKEKPKARSEDTGLDGVVARTPMEHVAPKPEPHLASPKPTCMVPPMPHSPVSGDSVEEEEEEEKKVCLPGFTGLVNLGNTCFMNSVIQSLSNTRELRDFFHDRSFEAEINYNNPLGTGGRLAIGFAVLLRALWKGTHHAFQPSKLKAIVASKASQFTGYAQHDAQEFMAFLLDGLHEDLNRIQNKPYTETVDSDGRPDEVVAEEAWQRHKMRNDSFIVDLFQGQYKSKLVCPVCAKVSITFDPFLYLPVPLPQKQKVLPVFYFAREPHSKPIKFLVSISKENSSASEVLESLSQSVHVKPENLRLAEVIKNRFHRVFLPSHSLDTVTPSDTLLCFELLSPELAKERVVVLEVQQRPQVPSIPISKCAACQRKQQSEDEKLKRCTRCYRVGYCNQLCQKTHWPDHKGLCRPENIGYPFLVSVPASRLTYARLAQLLEGYARYSVSVFQPPFQPGRMALESQGTGCTTLLSTSSLEAGDSERDPIQPPELQLVTPVAEGDTGVPRTWAAPDRGPVPSTSGVSSEVLASGPVEVGSLPAGERMSRPEAAVPGYQHPSEAINAHTPQFFIYKIDTSNREQRLEDKGDTPLELGEDCSLALVWRNNERLQEFVLVASKELECAEDPGSAGEAARAGHFTLDQCLNLFTRPEVLAPEEAWYCPQCKQHREASKQLLLWRLPNVLIVQLKRFSFRSFIWRDKINDLVEFPVRNLDLSKFCIGQKEEQLPSYDLYAVINHYGGMIGGHYTACARLPNDRSSQRSDVGWRLFDDSTVTTVDESQVVTRYAYVLFYRRRNSPVERPPRAGHSEHHPDLGPAAEAAASQGLGPGQAPEVAPTRTAPERFAPPVDRPAPTYSNMEEVD; this is encoded by the exons ATGTCTGGTGGGGCCAGCACCACGGGCCCAAGGAGAGGTCCCCCAGGACTGGAGGAGGCCACCAGTAAGAAGAAGCAGAAGGATCGAGCAAACCAGGAGAGCAAGGATGGAGATCCTAGGAGAG GGTCAGTGTCCTCTCGGGAGGAGCAGGCCAAAGAGG AGTTGTTGCTTGATTGGAGGCAGAGTGCAGATGAGGTGATTGTCAAGCTGCGTGTGGGAGCGGGTCCCCTGCGGCTGGAGGAGGTGGATGCTGCTTTCACAGACACAGACTGCGTGGTGCGGCTTCCAG GTGGTCGGCAGTGGGGTGGTGTTTTCTATGCTGAGATAGAAAGTTCTTGCACCAAAGTACAAGCCCGCAAGGGTGGCCTCCTGCAGCTGGCACTGCCCAAGAAGGTGCCTCTGCTCACATGGCCCTCTCTTCTG AAGAAACCTCTAGGGACCCAGGAGGCGTTGCCAGGGCTGCGGTGTCAGGAGAATGGGCAGGAGCCATCTCCCATTGCCCTGGAGCCAGGCCCTGAGCCCCGGCGGGGTAAACAGGAGGCCCGGAACCAGAAGAGGGCCCAGGGCCGTGGTGAGGTAGGCGCAGGGGCTGGCCCCGGGGCCCAGGCAGGGCCCAGCGCCAAGAGGGCTGTGCATCTCCGCAGAGGGCCAGATGGGGAAGGGTCCAGAGATGGGCCTGGACCCCGGGGCGATGCCCCCCCCTTCTTGGCTgagacagccacccag GCTGAGGCTGAGGAACAGCTCCGGGTACCACCGCTGAACCCCCAGACCTGCCTTTTGGGTTCAGAGGAGAATCTAGCACTCTTGGCAGGAGAGAAGACCGTGTCCCCCAGGAATGATCCAGTCTCCCCAGCCATGGCTCGGAGCAGAGATCCTGAGAAAGGTGACCGTTCCAAAGAGGAGATGGCAGAGGCAGCAGATGCTCTAACCTTGGTGGATGGTaaag AGCCGGAGTCCATGGTGAACCTGGCATTTGTCAAGAATGATTCATATGAGAAGGGCCCGGATTCAGTGGTGGTGCATGTGTACGTGAAAGAAATCTGCAGGGACACTTCTCGAGTGCTTTTCCGCGAGCAAGATTTCACGCTTATCTTCCAGACCAG GGATGGAAACTTCCTGAGACTACACCCAGGCTGTGGGCCCCATACCATCTTCCGTTGGCAGGTGAAGCTCAG GAACCTGATTGAGCCTGAGCAGTGCACCTTTTGCTTCACGGCCTCTCGAATTGACATCTGCCTCCGAAAGCGGCAAAGTCAGCGCTGGGGGGGCCTGGAGGCCCCAGCTGCACGAG GTGCAGTGGGTGGTGCAAAGGTTGCCGTGCCGACAGGTCCAACCCCTCTGGATTCAACCCCACCGGgaggtgccccccaccctctcACAGGCCAGGAGGAAGCTCGGGCTGTGGAGAAGGAAAAACCCAAGGCTCGATCTGAGGACACGGGGCTGGATGGTGTGGTGGCCCGCACCCCCATGGAGCATGTAGCCCCAAAGCCAGAGCCACACCTAGCCTCG CCCAAGCCCACATGTATGGTGCCTCCAATGCCCCACAGCCCTGTGAGCGGAGATagtgtggaggaagaggaggaggaagagaagaaggtgtGTTTGCCTGGCTTCACTGGCCTTGTCAACCTAGGCAACACCTGCTTCATGAACAGTGTCATTCAGTCTCTGTCCAATACTCGGGAGCTCCGGGACTTCTTCCACG ACCGCTCCTTTGAGGCCGAGATCAACTACAACAACCCACTGGGGACTGGTGGGCGTCTGGCCATTGGCTTTGCTGTGTTGCTCCGGGCACTGTGGAAGGGCACCCACCATGCCTTCCAGCCTTCCAAGTTGAAG GCCATTGTGGCGAGCAAGGCCAGCCAGTTCACAGGCTATGCGCAGCATGATGCCCAGGAGTTCATGGCTTTCTTGCTGGATGGGCTGCATGAAGACTTGAATCGCATTCAGAACAAGCCCTACACAGAAACTGTGGATTCAGATGGGCGGCCCGATGAG GTGGTGGCTGAAGAAGCATGGCAGCGGCATAAGATGAGGAATGACTCTTTCATCGTAGACCTGTTTCAGGGCCAGTATAAGTCGAAGCTGGTGTGCCCTGTGTGTGCCAAG GTCTCCATCACTTTTGACCCATTCCTCTACCTGCCAGTACCTTTGCCACAGAAGCAGAAGGTTCTCCCCGTCTTCTATTTTGCCCGGGAGCCGCACAGCAAACCCATCAAG TTTCTGGTGAGCATCAGCAAGGAGAACTCCAGTGCAAGTGAAGTGTTGGAATCCCTCTCTCAGAGTGTCCACGTGAAGCCTGAGAACCTGCGTCTAGCTGAG GTGATTAAGAATCGTTTCCACCGTGTATTCCTGCCCTCCCACTCATTGGACACTGTGACCCCATCTGACACGCTCCTCTGCTTTGAGCTGCTATCCCCAGAGTTGGCTAAGGAGCGAGTGGTGGTGCTAGAGGTGCAGCAG CGCCCCCAGGTGCCCAGCATCCCCATCTCCAAGTGTGCAGCCTGCCAGCGGAAGCAGCAGTCAGAGGACGAGAAGCTGAAGCGCTGTACCCGGTGCTACCGCGTGGGCTACTGCAACCA gCTCTGCCAGAAAACCCACTGGCCTGACCACAAGGGTCTCTGCCGCCCTGAGAACATTGGCTACCCATTTCTGGTCAGTGTACCTGCCTCACGTCTCACTTATGCTCGTCTTGCTCAGCTGCTAGAGGGCTATGCCCG GTATTCTGTGAGTGTATTCCAACCACCCTTCCAGCCTGGCCGCATGGCCTTGGAATCCCAGGGCACTGGCTGTACTACGTTGCTCTCTACTAGCTCCCTGGAGGCTGGGGACAGTGAGAGGGACCCGATTCAGCCGCCTGAGCTCCAGTTGGTGACCCCCGTGGCTGAGGGGGACACAGGGGTCCCTAGGACATGGGCGGCTCCTGATCGGGGCCCTGTGCCCAGCACCAGTGGAGTTTCTTCTGAGGTGCTGGCCAGTGGGCCTGTTGAAGTTGGCTCCTTGCCTGCTGGTGAGAGGATGTCTCGGCCCGAAG CTGCTGTGCCTGGATATCAGCACCCAAGTGAAGCCATAAATGCCCACACCCCTCagttcttcatctataaaattgacACATCTAACCGAGAGCAGCGGCTGGAGGACAAAG GAGACACCCCCCTGGAGCTGGGTGAGGACTGCAGCCTGGCTCTAGTGTGGCGGAACAATGAGCGCCTGCAGGAATTTGTGTTGGTAGCCTCCAAAGAGCTGGAGTGTGCTGAGGATCCAGGCTCTGCTGGTGAGGCTGCCCGTGCTGGGCACTTTACTCTGGACCAGTGCCTGAACCTCTTCACTCGGCCTGAGGTGCTGGCGCCTGAGGAGGCTTG GTACTGCCCACAGTGTAAACAACACAGAGAGGCCTCCAAGCAGCTGCTGCTGTGGCGCTTGCCCAACGTACTCATTGTGCAGCTCAAGCGCTTCTCCTTTCGGAGTTTCATTTGGCGTGACAAGATCAACGACCTGGTGGAGTTCCCTGTTCG GAACCTGGACCTGAGCAAGTTTTGCATTGGTCAGAAAGAGGAACAGCTGCCTAGCTACGACCTATACGCTGTCATCAACCACTACGGAGGCATGATTGGCGGCCACTACACTGCCTGTGCCCGCCTGCCCAATGACCGCAGCAGCCAGCGCAGCGACGTGG GGTGGCGCTTATTTGATGACAGCACGGTGACAACAGTAGACGAGAGCCAGGTCGTGACGCGTTATGCCTATGTACTCTTCTACCGCCGGCGGAACTCTCCTGTGGAGAGGCCCCCCAGGGCAGGTCACTCTGAGCACCACCCAGACCTAGGCCCTGCAGCCGAGGCTGCTGCCAGCCAG GGACTAGGCCCTGGCCAGGCCCCCGAGGTGGCCCCCACGCGGACAGCCCCTGAACGCTTCGCCCCCCCTGTGGACCGCCCAGCCCCCACCTACAGCAACATGGAGGAGGTCGATTAG
- the USP19 gene encoding ubiquitin carboxyl-terminal hydrolase 19 isoform X11 — MSGGASTTGPRRGPPGLEEATSKKKQKDRANQESKDGDPRRGSVSSREEQAKEELLLDWRQSADEVIVKLRVGAGPLRLEEVDAAFTDTDCVVRLPGGRQWGGVFYAEIESSCTKVQARKGGLLQLALPKKVPLLTWPSLLKKPLGTQEALPGLRCQENGQEPSPIALEPGPEPRRGKQEARNQKRAQGRGEVGAGAGPGAQAGPSAKRAVHLRRGPDGEGSRDGPGPRGDAPPFLAETATQAEAEEQLRVPPLNPQTCLLGSEENLALLAGEKTVSPRNDPVSPAMARSRDPEKGDRSKEEMAEAADALTLVDEPESMVNLAFVKNDSYEKGPDSVVVHVYVKEICRDTSRVLFREQDFTLIFQTRDGNFLRLHPGCGPHTIFRWQVKLRNLIEPEQCTFCFTASRIDICLRKRQSQRWGGLEAPAARGAVGGAKVAVPTGPTPLDSTPPGGAPHPLTGQEEARAVEKEKPKARSEDTGLDGVVARTPMEHVAPKPEPHLASPKPTCMVPPMPHSPVSGDSVEEEEEEEKKVCLPGFTGLVNLGNTCFMNSVIQSLSNTRELRDFFHDRSFEAEINYNNPLGTGGRLAIGFAVLLRALWKGTHHAFQPSKLKAIVASKASQFTGYAQHDAQEFMAFLLDGLHEDLNRIQNKPYTETVDSDGRPDEVVAEEAWQRHKMRNDSFIVDLFQGQYKSKLVCPVCAKVSITFDPFLYLPVPLPQKQKVLPVFYFAREPHSKPIKFLVSISKENSSASEVLESLSQSVHVKPENLRLAEVIKNRFHRVFLPSHSLDTVTPSDTLLCFELLSPELAKERVVVLEVQQRPQVPSIPISKCAACQRKQQSEDEKLKRCTRCYRVGYCNQLCQKTHWPDHKGLCRPENIGYPFLVSVPASRLTYARLAQLLEGYARYSVSVFQPPFQPGRMALESQGTGCTTLLSTSSLEAGDSERDPIQPPELQLVTPVAEGDTGVPRTWAAPDRGPVPSTSGVSSEVLASGPVEVGSLPAGERMSRPEAAVPGYQHPSEAINAHTPQFFIYKIDTSNREQRLEDKGDTPLELGEDCSLALVWRNNERLQEFVLVASKELECAEDPGSAGEAARAGHFTLDQCLNLFTRPEVLAPEEAWYCPQCKQHREASKQLLLWRLPNVLIVQLKRFSFRSFIWRDKINDLVEFPVRNLDLSKFCIGQKEEQLPSYDLYAVINHYGGMIGGHYTACARLPNDRSSQRSDVGWRLFDDSTVTTVDESQVVTRYAYVLFYRRRNSPVERPPRAGHSEHHPDLGPAAEAAASQGLGPGQAPEVAPTRTAPERFAPPVDRPAPTYSNMEEVD; from the exons ATGTCTGGTGGGGCCAGCACCACGGGCCCAAGGAGAGGTCCCCCAGGACTGGAGGAGGCCACCAGTAAGAAGAAGCAGAAGGATCGAGCAAACCAGGAGAGCAAGGATGGAGATCCTAGGAGAG GGTCAGTGTCCTCTCGGGAGGAGCAGGCCAAAGAGG AGTTGTTGCTTGATTGGAGGCAGAGTGCAGATGAGGTGATTGTCAAGCTGCGTGTGGGAGCGGGTCCCCTGCGGCTGGAGGAGGTGGATGCTGCTTTCACAGACACAGACTGCGTGGTGCGGCTTCCAG GTGGTCGGCAGTGGGGTGGTGTTTTCTATGCTGAGATAGAAAGTTCTTGCACCAAAGTACAAGCCCGCAAGGGTGGCCTCCTGCAGCTGGCACTGCCCAAGAAGGTGCCTCTGCTCACATGGCCCTCTCTTCTG AAGAAACCTCTAGGGACCCAGGAGGCGTTGCCAGGGCTGCGGTGTCAGGAGAATGGGCAGGAGCCATCTCCCATTGCCCTGGAGCCAGGCCCTGAGCCCCGGCGGGGTAAACAGGAGGCCCGGAACCAGAAGAGGGCCCAGGGCCGTGGTGAGGTAGGCGCAGGGGCTGGCCCCGGGGCCCAGGCAGGGCCCAGCGCCAAGAGGGCTGTGCATCTCCGCAGAGGGCCAGATGGGGAAGGGTCCAGAGATGGGCCTGGACCCCGGGGCGATGCCCCCCCCTTCTTGGCTgagacagccacccag GCTGAGGCTGAGGAACAGCTCCGGGTACCACCGCTGAACCCCCAGACCTGCCTTTTGGGTTCAGAGGAGAATCTAGCACTCTTGGCAGGAGAGAAGACCGTGTCCCCCAGGAATGATCCAGTCTCCCCAGCCATGGCTCGGAGCAGAGATCCTGAGAAAGGTGACCGTTCCAAAGAGGAGATGGCAGAGGCAGCAGATGCTCTAACCTTGGTGGATG AGCCGGAGTCCATGGTGAACCTGGCATTTGTCAAGAATGATTCATATGAGAAGGGCCCGGATTCAGTGGTGGTGCATGTGTACGTGAAAGAAATCTGCAGGGACACTTCTCGAGTGCTTTTCCGCGAGCAAGATTTCACGCTTATCTTCCAGACCAG GGATGGAAACTTCCTGAGACTACACCCAGGCTGTGGGCCCCATACCATCTTCCGTTGGCAGGTGAAGCTCAG GAACCTGATTGAGCCTGAGCAGTGCACCTTTTGCTTCACGGCCTCTCGAATTGACATCTGCCTCCGAAAGCGGCAAAGTCAGCGCTGGGGGGGCCTGGAGGCCCCAGCTGCACGAG GTGCAGTGGGTGGTGCAAAGGTTGCCGTGCCGACAGGTCCAACCCCTCTGGATTCAACCCCACCGGgaggtgccccccaccctctcACAGGCCAGGAGGAAGCTCGGGCTGTGGAGAAGGAAAAACCCAAGGCTCGATCTGAGGACACGGGGCTGGATGGTGTGGTGGCCCGCACCCCCATGGAGCATGTAGCCCCAAAGCCAGAGCCACACCTAGCCTCG CCCAAGCCCACATGTATGGTGCCTCCAATGCCCCACAGCCCTGTGAGCGGAGATagtgtggaggaagaggaggaggaagagaagaaggtgtGTTTGCCTGGCTTCACTGGCCTTGTCAACCTAGGCAACACCTGCTTCATGAACAGTGTCATTCAGTCTCTGTCCAATACTCGGGAGCTCCGGGACTTCTTCCACG ACCGCTCCTTTGAGGCCGAGATCAACTACAACAACCCACTGGGGACTGGTGGGCGTCTGGCCATTGGCTTTGCTGTGTTGCTCCGGGCACTGTGGAAGGGCACCCACCATGCCTTCCAGCCTTCCAAGTTGAAG GCCATTGTGGCGAGCAAGGCCAGCCAGTTCACAGGCTATGCGCAGCATGATGCCCAGGAGTTCATGGCTTTCTTGCTGGATGGGCTGCATGAAGACTTGAATCGCATTCAGAACAAGCCCTACACAGAAACTGTGGATTCAGATGGGCGGCCCGATGAG GTGGTGGCTGAAGAAGCATGGCAGCGGCATAAGATGAGGAATGACTCTTTCATCGTAGACCTGTTTCAGGGCCAGTATAAGTCGAAGCTGGTGTGCCCTGTGTGTGCCAAG GTCTCCATCACTTTTGACCCATTCCTCTACCTGCCAGTACCTTTGCCACAGAAGCAGAAGGTTCTCCCCGTCTTCTATTTTGCCCGGGAGCCGCACAGCAAACCCATCAAG TTTCTGGTGAGCATCAGCAAGGAGAACTCCAGTGCAAGTGAAGTGTTGGAATCCCTCTCTCAGAGTGTCCACGTGAAGCCTGAGAACCTGCGTCTAGCTGAG GTGATTAAGAATCGTTTCCACCGTGTATTCCTGCCCTCCCACTCATTGGACACTGTGACCCCATCTGACACGCTCCTCTGCTTTGAGCTGCTATCCCCAGAGTTGGCTAAGGAGCGAGTGGTGGTGCTAGAGGTGCAGCAG CGCCCCCAGGTGCCCAGCATCCCCATCTCCAAGTGTGCAGCCTGCCAGCGGAAGCAGCAGTCAGAGGACGAGAAGCTGAAGCGCTGTACCCGGTGCTACCGCGTGGGCTACTGCAACCA gCTCTGCCAGAAAACCCACTGGCCTGACCACAAGGGTCTCTGCCGCCCTGAGAACATTGGCTACCCATTTCTGGTCAGTGTACCTGCCTCACGTCTCACTTATGCTCGTCTTGCTCAGCTGCTAGAGGGCTATGCCCG GTATTCTGTGAGTGTATTCCAACCACCCTTCCAGCCTGGCCGCATGGCCTTGGAATCCCAGGGCACTGGCTGTACTACGTTGCTCTCTACTAGCTCCCTGGAGGCTGGGGACAGTGAGAGGGACCCGATTCAGCCGCCTGAGCTCCAGTTGGTGACCCCCGTGGCTGAGGGGGACACAGGGGTCCCTAGGACATGGGCGGCTCCTGATCGGGGCCCTGTGCCCAGCACCAGTGGAGTTTCTTCTGAGGTGCTGGCCAGTGGGCCTGTTGAAGTTGGCTCCTTGCCTGCTGGTGAGAGGATGTCTCGGCCCGAAG CTGCTGTGCCTGGATATCAGCACCCAAGTGAAGCCATAAATGCCCACACCCCTCagttcttcatctataaaattgacACATCTAACCGAGAGCAGCGGCTGGAGGACAAAG GAGACACCCCCCTGGAGCTGGGTGAGGACTGCAGCCTGGCTCTAGTGTGGCGGAACAATGAGCGCCTGCAGGAATTTGTGTTGGTAGCCTCCAAAGAGCTGGAGTGTGCTGAGGATCCAGGCTCTGCTGGTGAGGCTGCCCGTGCTGGGCACTTTACTCTGGACCAGTGCCTGAACCTCTTCACTCGGCCTGAGGTGCTGGCGCCTGAGGAGGCTTG GTACTGCCCACAGTGTAAACAACACAGAGAGGCCTCCAAGCAGCTGCTGCTGTGGCGCTTGCCCAACGTACTCATTGTGCAGCTCAAGCGCTTCTCCTTTCGGAGTTTCATTTGGCGTGACAAGATCAACGACCTGGTGGAGTTCCCTGTTCG GAACCTGGACCTGAGCAAGTTTTGCATTGGTCAGAAAGAGGAACAGCTGCCTAGCTACGACCTATACGCTGTCATCAACCACTACGGAGGCATGATTGGCGGCCACTACACTGCCTGTGCCCGCCTGCCCAATGACCGCAGCAGCCAGCGCAGCGACGTGG GGTGGCGCTTATTTGATGACAGCACGGTGACAACAGTAGACGAGAGCCAGGTCGTGACGCGTTATGCCTATGTACTCTTCTACCGCCGGCGGAACTCTCCTGTGGAGAGGCCCCCCAGGGCAGGTCACTCTGAGCACCACCCAGACCTAGGCCCTGCAGCCGAGGCTGCTGCCAGCCAG GGACTAGGCCCTGGCCAGGCCCCCGAGGTGGCCCCCACGCGGACAGCCCCTGAACGCTTCGCCCCCCCTGTGGACCGCCCAGCCCCCACCTACAGCAACATGGAGGAGGTCGATTAG